The sequence TAACGAATGATGGAAGCCTAGTTTTAGGAGATTCTGGAGAGATTGAAATAAAGGGTAAGGATTTAGGAATAGCAGAGGATGGAACAATAAAAATTAATGGAGCTAGTGTTGGAAAGATTTCAGTGGTTAATTTTAAAAATTTAGCAGAACTGGAAAGAGCGGGGAATAAATTTTATTTACCATCAGGGAAGGAAGATAATGAATTACAACTTGATAATCCTAAACTTAGTCAGGGATATCTTGAGCTTTCAAATGTCAATGTAGTTGAGGAGATGGTAAAAATGATGGGCGATATAAGAGCGAATGAATCTTATCAGAAAGTTATTCAAAACTTTGATTCTATTGATTTAAAAGCAGCCAATGAAATAGGTAAATTCTGAACAATATGATAATTGGGAGGTAAATAATAATGATAAGAGCTTTATGGACAGCAGCATCTGGAATGGAAGCTCAGCAATTAAATATAGATGTTATTGCTAACAATCTTGCTAATGTTAATACAGTGGGTTTTAAGCGTAGCAGAGCTGATTTTCAAGATCTTCTTTATCAAACTTTAAAGTTGCCTGGGACGTCATCATCGGCTACTAGTGAAGTACCAACTGGTGAGCAGATAGGATTAGGCGTAAAACCAGTAGCTATTCAGAAACTTTTTCTTCAGGGAGATTACCAGCAGACTCAAAATGATCTTGACGTTGCTATTGAAGGCGATGGTTTTTTCCAAGTTTTACAACCAAATGGTGAAATCGCTTATACAAGAGCTGGTTCTTTTAAAAAAGATAGTGAAGGGAAAATAGTCACCTCTGATGGGTATGCTGTAGAGCCAGCAGTAACCATACCAACAGATGCAACATCTATAACTATTGGAAGTGATGGAACTGTCTCAGTTGTACAGGCTGGGTCAACTGCGTCAAATATAGTAGGAAAAATTGAATTGGCAAAATTTGCTAACTCTGGAGGGTTAAATAGTATAGGTAGAAGTTTGTTCTTGCCAACTACTTCTTCAGGGGATGCAGTAACCGGTACACCTGGTGAAACTGGTTATGGTACTCTATCTCAGGGATATTTGGAGATGTCTAATGTTAATGTAGTTGATGAAATGGTTAACATGATAGTTGCTCAAAGAGCATATGAAACTAACTCGAAAGCTATTCAAGCAGCTGATGATATGTTGTCACAGGCTAATAATATTAGAAGATAATAAATTATGAAATTACATTTTAAAAAAAATATGAGTTTTTTGTTTTTTAGTATTTTAATTTTTTCCCAAAATACTGAGGCTGCCTTGACTGAAAAGATTTTATCTATTGAGGTTAATAAAAGCTCAATAGTTACTAATAATTTAATTTTATTAAAGGATATTGCAAAAATAAATGGTGATGACAATAATATTGTAAATAATGTTGAAA is a genomic window of Candidatus Schekmanbacteria bacterium containing:
- the flgG gene encoding flagellar basal-body rod protein FlgG codes for the protein MIRALWTAASGMEAQQLNIDVIANNLANVNTVGFKRSRADFQDLLYQTLKLPGTSSSATSEVPTGEQIGLGVKPVAIQKLFLQGDYQQTQNDLDVAIEGDGFFQVLQPNGEIAYTRAGSFKKDSEGKIVTSDGYAVEPAVTIPTDATSITIGSDGTVSVVQAGSTASNIVGKIELAKFANSGGLNSIGRSLFLPTTSSGDAVTGTPGETGYGTLSQGYLEMSNVNVVDEMVNMIVAQRAYETNSKAIQAADDMLSQANNIRR